The DNA window CTCATACGTCGAAATCCGCTCGCCCGACCCACTAACCTTCGCAATCACACAACACTCCCAAAACAGCACTCCACTTCAACACCCCCACCCGCGACAACCTCACGCATGACAACAACTGAATGCACCCTCGCCTTCTGTCATCCTGAGCCTGTCGAAGGACGACGATCAGTACGCCCCTCACGCTCGTGCTTCGACAAGCTCAGCATGACAACAGCACGCCCTCACGCTCGTGCTTCGACAAGCTCAGCATGACATGGGCTGCTTGCGCGGGGGGACGAGGGCGTTGCGGCGGGGCTCTGAGGGAGGAGCGGAGCCCGGATGGCGGGAGCGACGACGAAGGCAGCAGCTTTTTCGCACGAGGCGAAAAAGCGGGCGTCCCGCCGCAACGCCCTCGTCCCCCCGCGCAAGCCCGCAAGCCCGCAAGCCCCACGCGAACCAACCTCACAAGCTCCCCGACTTCTGCATCATCCCGCCATCGATCACGTACGACGACGCCGTAATATACGCCGCAGCTTCCGAAGCGAGAAAGACGCAAAGCCCAGCGATCTCCTGCGGCTTAGCCATGCGATGAAGCGGAATCTCCGAGAGCAGCGCTTCGTACTCGTGCTTGTTCTTCTTCAACGCGGCATCCATCGGCGTGTCGACCGCTCCCGGGCAGACGTCGTTGACCGTAATGCCGTGCGGAGCCAACTCGACGGCAATCGTTCGCATCAACATGCGCACGCCGCCCTTCGAGGCGCAGTAGGGGGCATTCGTCGGCATCGTTAAATCCTCGTGAACGGAGGAAATGTTGATGATGCGTCCGCCGCGCTTCTGTTTGGCCATCTGTCGCGCCGCTCGCTGCGAGCAGAGCCAGACGCCGGTCAGGTTAACGTCGATGACCTTGCTGTAAACCTCAAACGGGGTGTCCAGGAACGGCATCTTCTTTTCGACTCCGGCATTATTGACCAAAATATCGATGCCGCCAAAGTGTTTGACGGTTTGCGCGACCAACTCGTCGACCTCGTCGGCTTTCGCAACGTCCGCCGCGAAGGCAGCCGCCTTCCCGCCGAAGTTTTCGATTTGCTCGACCAGCGCGTTCGCG is part of the Candidatus Baltobacteraceae bacterium genome and encodes:
- a CDS encoding SDR family oxidoreductase; translation: MLLAEKVAIVTGGDSGIGEAITLGLAREGALVMIDYFGDAAPANALVEQIENFGGKAAAFAADVAKADEVDELVAQTVKHFGGIDILVNNAGVEKKMPFLDTPFEVYSKVIDVNLTGVWLCSQRAARQMAKQKRGGRIINISSVHEDLTMPTNAPYCASKGGVRMLMRTIAVELAPHGITVNDVCPGAVDTPMDAALKKNKHEYEALLSEIPLHRMAKPQEIAGLCVFLASEAAAYITASSYVIDGGMMQKSGSL